CGATGGTTTTTTGGTGCCGAAGTGTCGGGTCAGCACTCTAATTTTCATATCCCAGCGGTACAGCATGTGCTTCGATCGACCCTGCGTCTTCTCGTACCGCAGGAAGTCCTGCGCCAGAGGGCCGAACGTTTTCTTCCGCGGGGCACCACCCGCCCTTATCTCCCCACTGAACGAGTGCCACATGGCGAATGCAGTCTGCTGTGCCTTCTCCAGTTCCGCGGTCTTCGTCGTTTCGGTTTTGGTGGCGCCGGAGTCGAGTCGCAGCCGCGCATGCCAGCGCGCGCCCCTCATGAAGATCACGCAGCGATCCTCAGCAATGTTTGGAACTGTGACATAGTTAAGCTTCCTTGGCCTGGGCACCCCATTCCTCCCTCAAGTAAAAACGCGATTTCGTTGCGAGAATGAGGCAGTAAAAACCCAGCGCCGTCAAGGCGCGAAAGCCGTGTGATTATCTGTTAGAACGGGATTTTGAAAAATTAATCAAATAAAACAGATGGTTAAACCACCGCGCGTGCTGCGCTTCTTCACCGTCCCCAACGCGAAGGAAGCGCGCAAGAGCGTGTTCTACGCCTCCGGCTTCATCGGCTTCTTCTTCCTGGTGGTCGGCATCCTGGGCCTGTCCGCGATCACCATCGTCGGCACCGACCCGCAGTTCTTCGAGGGCGGCGTGATCGGCGGCAAGATCATCGGCGGCGGCAACATGCCGGTGATGCACCTGTCCAAGGCGCTGGGCGGCGACCTGTTCCTGGGCTTCCTGTCGGCGGTGGCGTTCGCGACCATCCTGGCGGTGGTGTCCGGCCTGGCGCTGGCGGGAGCCTCCGCGATCTCCCACGACATCTATGCCCGCGTGATCCGCAAGGGCAAGGCGTCCGAGACGGAGGAGATGCGGGTCTCCAGGATCGCCTCGCTGGTCCTGGGCGTGCTGGCCGTGGTGCTGGGCATCCTGTTCGAGAAGCAGAACGTCGCGTTCCTGGTCGGCCTGACCTTCGGCATCGCTGCCTCGGCCAACTTCCCGGTGCTGATCCTGTCCATGTACTGGAAGGGCCTGACCACCCGCGGCGCGCTGCTGGGCGGCCTGACCGGACTGATCTCGGCGGTGGTCTGCGTCGTGCTGTCCAAGGCGGTGTGGGTCGTCGTGCTGGAGAACCCGGCGCCGATCTTCCCCTACGAGCACCCTGCCCTGTTCTCCATGACGCTGGCCTTCCTGGTCACCGTCGTGGTGTCCAAGCTGGACCGCAGCCCGTCGGCGGACAAGGAGCGGGCCGCGTTCGAGGACCAGGAGGTCCGCTCGCAGACCGGCATCGGCGCTTCGGCGGCGGTGTCGCACTGACGGGTTGGGACCGGTGGTCCTGGGTTGAGGACGGCGATGTCGACGTGCTGATCACGCCCCTGCCTTCCGTGACCGTCAGCGGCCTGCGCCTGGCCGGGTGGAGGAAACTCCTGACGGAAATGCTGGGACGTGAAGCTGACGCGGTGGCGGACGAATTCCTGCGGGATGCCGTCCGTACCTCCGCCGAGGCGGAGGGCGTGGAAGTCTTCCGTGCGGTGACTGGCGCCTACTGCACAAGCGCCGAAACATCAATCGCGAGCCTGTGGTGACAGCTTCTGGAAGCATCATGCCGCCGCCGGACGCCTGGGCAAAGCAGGCTGGGGCACTTTAGATCCCAAGCCTGCCTTTTGCCGAGGGGTTGGAGGTGTGCCCGATCAGGTTGAACCGCTCCGGTCCTCGCAGCCTGCCGTTCCACTCTCCGCACTGTGTTGCGCCATGGGCGCAACCTACGGCTCGATGCAGGGCGGAGATGATGCGGGCCGACGATCGTAGGTTGCGCCCATGGCGCAACGCATCGGATCAGCCGTCTCGGGCGGATCGACCTGATCGGGTACGGTTCCAGGTTCCGGACAGCCGCGGGTCAGGCGACCGCCTTGACGATCTCCTCCGCCACCTTCTTGGCGTCGCCGAACAGCATCATGGTGTTGGGGCGGAAGAACAGCTCGTTGTCGACGCCGGCGTAGCCCGAGGCCATGGACCGCTTGATGAAGACCACCGTCTTGGCCTTTTCCACGTCCAGGATCGGCATGCCGTAGATCGCCGAGGTCGGGTCGGTCTTGGCGGCGGGGTTGGTCACGTCGTTGGCGCCGATCACGAAGGCCACGTCGGTCTGGCCGAAGTCGCGGTTGATCTCCTCCAGTTCCAGCACCTCGTCGTAGGGGACGTTGGCCTCGGCCAGCAGCACGTTCATGTGGCCGGGCATGCGGCCGGCGACGGGGTGGATCGCGTAGCGGACCTCGACGCCCTCCTGCTTCAGCAGGTCGGCCATCTCGCGCAGCGCGTGCTGCGCCTGCGCCACCGCCATGCCGTAGCCCGGCACGATCACCACGGACGAGGCGTTCTTCATGATGAAGGCCGCGTCCTCCGCCGAGCCGGCCTTGACCGTGCGGTCGCCCGCCGGCCCGCCGGCCGCCGCCGCGGCGCTGTCGCCGCCGAAGCCGCCCAGGATGACGTTGAAGATCGACCGGTTCATGCCCTTGCACATGATGTAGGACAGGATGGCGCCGGAAGACCCGACCAGCGCGCCGGTGATGATCAGCAGGTTGTTCTCCAGCGTGAAGCCGATGCCGGCCGCCGCCCACCCGGAATAGCTGTTCAGCATCGACACCACCACCGGCATGTCGGCGCCGCCGATCGGCAGGATCAGCAGGAAGCCCAGGGCCAGCGCCAGCAGCACGATGATCCAGAGCGCCGCGGTCGAGTTGGAGACGCACAGCCAGGTGATGCACAGCACCAGCACGATGCCGAGGCCGGCGTTCAGCATGTGCTGCATGTTGAAGACCAGCGGCTTGCCGCTGACCAGGCCCTGGAGCTTGGCGAAGGCGACCAGCGAGCCGGTGAAGGTGATGGCTCCGATCGCGACGCCCAGCGCCATCTCGATCAGGCTGCCGGTGCGGATGGCGCCCGAGGTGCCGATGCCGTAGGCTTCCGGCGCGTAGAACGCCGCGATCGCGACGAACACCGCCGACAGGCCGACCAGGGAGTGGAAGGCGGCGACGAGCTGCGGCAGGGCCGTCATCTCGATCCGGCGCGCGATGACGGCGCCGATGGTGCCGCCGATCGCCAATCCGACCAGGATCAGGGTGATCGACAGGCCGGAGATCAATCCCGGCAGCATCAGCGTGGTGACGATGGCGATCACCATGCCGGCGATGCCGAAATTGTTGCCCTGGCGGGAGGTCTCGGGACTGGAGAGGCCGCGCAGCGCCATGATGAAGCAGATGGCGGCGACCAGGTATGCCAGCGGGGCTAGTGTGGCCATGTTGGTTCAGGGCTCCGTTGTCAGGTTGTCTTCTTCTGCTTCTTCTTGTACATCGCCAGCATGCGCTGGGTGACAATGAAGCCGCCGAAGATGTTGACCGAGGCCAGGATGACGGCGAGGAAGCCAAGCATCGTGGAGAAGGTGAAGCCGGCCGTGCTGCCGGTCGCGATCAGCGCGCCGACGATGATCACGGAGGACACCGCGTTGGTGACGCTCATCAGCGGCGAGTGCAGCGCCGGCGTCACCCGCCATACCACGTAGTAGCCCACGAAGCAGGCCAGCGCGAAGACCGTCAGGCCGGTGATGAAGAAATTATGCTCGGCCATGGGCTCACGCTCCGGCGTTTGCGGGTTGGGGGGTGGCCGGGGCTGTCGCGAAGGTCGGATGGATCACCGCGCCGTCGCGGGTCAGGGCGATCGCCTTGACGATCTCGTCGTCCCACGGCAGGGCGAACTTCTTCTCGGCGTCGAAGCACAGGTTCAGCAGCGCCAGCAGGTTCTTGGCATAGAGCATGGACGCATCGACCGCGATCCGGCCCGGCACGTTGGTGTGGCCGACGATCTTGACGCCGTGCTTCACGACGATCTCGCCGGGGACGGAACCCTCGACGTTGCCGCCGGACTCCACCGCCAGGTCCACGATCACCGATCCGGGCTTCATGCTGGCGACCATGGCGTCGGTCACCAGCCGCGGGGCCGGGTGGCCGGGGATCAGGGCCGTCGTGACGATGATGTCCTGCTTCCTGATCGTATCGGCGATCAGGGCGGCCTGCTTGGCCTGGTATTCCTTGCTCATCTCCTTGGCGTAGCCGCCGGAGGTCTCGGCCTGCTTGAATTCCTCGTCCTCGACCGCGACGAAACTGCCGCCCAGGGACTGGACCTGTTCCTTCACCGCCGGCCGCACGTCGGTCGCCGACACCACGGCGCCCAGCCGCCGCGCGGTCGCGATGGCCTGGAGCCCGGCGACCCCGACGCCCATGATCAGCGCGCGGGCCGGCGGCACCGTGCCGGCCGCCGTCATCATCATGGGGAAGGCGCGGCCGAACTCGTAGGCCGCGTCCAGCACGGCGCGGTATCCCGCCAGGTTCGCCTGGCTGGACAGCACGTCCATGGACTGCGCCCGGGTGATCCGGGGCACCAGCTCCATCGCCAGCGCGGTCACGCCCGCCTCGGCATAGGCCGGCAGCAGGTCGCGGGAGCCGTGGGGATTGAGGATGCCGGCCAGGACGGCGCCGCGCTTCATCAGCGGAAGCTCGTCTTCCAGCGGGCGCTGGACCTTCAGCACGATGTCGGCGTCGGCATAGGTCGCGGCCGCGTCCGGCGCGATCTCGGCGCCGGCATCGGCGAAGGCCTGGTCGGGGATGGAGGCGCCGTCGCCGGCACCGGTCTCGACCACCACCTCGGCGCCGAGAGCCTTGTATTTCTTGACCGTGTCCGGGGAGGCGGCGACCCGCCGCTCAGAGGCGCGCCGCTCCTTCGGGATTGCTATCTTCATGGGGTGCTGCTCCTCCGCGATGCTTGTTATTGCCTCCGCGCCGCGGGCAAGAGCCGGGCGCAAAGGGGGCCTTGCCGCGGCCGGCACAAGGGCCGCGGGGGACGAAATCCTGAAGGGAGAGACGGGCGGGCGGCTTACGCGGCCATCAGCTCGCGCAGATGCGCCGCCAGGCTTTCGGCCAGCCCGTCCATGGAATAGCCGCCTTCGAGCACCGAGACGACCCGGCCCTCGCAATGGCGCCGGGCCACCGCCATCAGTTCGCGGGTGGCCCAGGCGAAGTCGCCGGCCTCCAGGTTGATGTGGGCCAGCGGGTCGCGCCGGTGGGCGTCGAAACCGGCGGAGATCATCAGCAGGTCGGGCTTGAAGGCCTCCACCGCCGGCAGCACGAAGTCCTTCATGCCGCGCCGGAATTCCGCGGACCCGGTGAAGGCGGCCAGCGGCACGTTGACCACGTTGTCGTGGCGGCCCCGCTCCTCGCGCGCCCCGGTGCCCGGATAGAACGGCCATTCATGGGTCGAGGCGAAGAACAGGTCGGGCTCGTCCTCGAACATG
This is a stretch of genomic DNA from Skermanella sp. TT6. It encodes these proteins:
- a CDS encoding NAD(P)(+) transhydrogenase (Re/Si-specific) subunit beta, which produces MATLAPLAYLVAAICFIMALRGLSSPETSRQGNNFGIAGMVIAIVTTLMLPGLISGLSITLILVGLAIGGTIGAVIARRIEMTALPQLVAAFHSLVGLSAVFVAIAAFYAPEAYGIGTSGAIRTGSLIEMALGVAIGAITFTGSLVAFAKLQGLVSGKPLVFNMQHMLNAGLGIVLVLCITWLCVSNSTAALWIIVLLALALGFLLILPIGGADMPVVVSMLNSYSGWAAAGIGFTLENNLLIITGALVGSSGAILSYIMCKGMNRSIFNVILGGFGGDSAAAAAGGPAGDRTVKAGSAEDAAFIMKNASSVVIVPGYGMAVAQAQHALREMADLLKQEGVEVRYAIHPVAGRMPGHMNVLLAEANVPYDEVLELEEINRDFGQTDVAFVIGANDVTNPAAKTDPTSAIYGMPILDVEKAKTVVFIKRSMASGYAGVDNELFFRPNTMMLFGDAKKVAEEIVKAVA
- a CDS encoding Re/Si-specific NAD(P)(+) transhydrogenase subunit alpha, yielding MKIAIPKERRASERRVAASPDTVKKYKALGAEVVVETGAGDGASIPDQAFADAGAEIAPDAAATYADADIVLKVQRPLEDELPLMKRGAVLAGILNPHGSRDLLPAYAEAGVTALAMELVPRITRAQSMDVLSSQANLAGYRAVLDAAYEFGRAFPMMMTAAGTVPPARALIMGVGVAGLQAIATARRLGAVVSATDVRPAVKEQVQSLGGSFVAVEDEEFKQAETSGGYAKEMSKEYQAKQAALIADTIRKQDIIVTTALIPGHPAPRLVTDAMVASMKPGSVIVDLAVESGGNVEGSVPGEIVVKHGVKIVGHTNVPGRIAVDASMLYAKNLLALLNLCFDAEKKFALPWDDEIVKAIALTRDGAVIHPTFATAPATPQPANAGA